The genomic window CTCGACGCTGAAGCTGAGGTAAGATGATTACTGCCCGCGCCTTTACGGGAAAACGCTACGCCGTCTTCGGGCTGGCCCGCACCGGGCTGGCGACGGCGCGCGCGCTGTTGGCGTCCGGCGCGCAGGTGCTGGCGTGGGACGACGGCGAGGCCGCCCGCGAGAAGGCGGCGGCGGCAGGCATCACGCTCGCCAACCTCTATGAGACGGACTTCGCCGGGCTCGACGGCCTGCTGCTGTCGCCGGGCGTGCCGCTCTACCTGCCGGTGCCGCATCCGCTGGCGGAGAAAGCGCGCGCGGCGGGCGTTGCCATCATGGGCGATATCGAGCTGTTCGCGCAGGCGCAGCCTGAGCTGCCGGCGCACCGGGTCATCGCCATCACCGGCACCAACGGCAAATCAACGACAACGGCGCTGATCCATCACGTGCTGACGCACAGCGGCATCGAGGCGCGGCTGGGCGGCAACATCGGCCTGCCGATCCTGGGCGAGGAGCCCCTGCCCGCAGGCGGCGTCTATGTGCTGGAGCTTTCCTCCTTCCAGATCGACCTCATTCACAACCTCTCGGCGGATGTTGCGGTGCTGACCAACATCACGCCGGACCATCTGGACCGCCACGGCGACATGGCGGGCTATGCCCATGCCAAGGAGCGTTTGTTCCGCATGCAGACGGCCGAGCAGACGGCGGTGATCTCGGTGGACGATGACCACTGCCGCGCCATCGCCCGCACGGCGACGGCGCAGCTGCGCCCCATTTCCATCGAGGCGGCGCAGCCGGGTGGCGTTGCCGTTGTTGGCGGCAAGCTGATCGTGGACGGCGAGACGCTGGGCGCGCAAGCCGCGTGGCCGCGCCTGCAAGGGCCGCACAATGCCCAGAACGCCGCCGCCGCCTTCGCCGCGACGCGGGCGCTGGGCGTGGAGCCTGCAAAGATCTCTGGCGGCGTTCGAGACCTACCCCGGCTTGCCGCACCGCATGGAATTCGTGGCCGAGATCGGCGGCGTCACCTACCTCAATGATTCCAAGGCGACCAACCCGACCTCCACGGCCCCGGCGCTGGCGGCTTATCCTGCCATTCACTGGATTGCGGGCGGCAAGGCCAAGACGGACGAACTGGACGCCTGCCTGCCGCACCTACGCAACGTGCGCGCCGCCTACACCATTGGCGCCGCAGAAGAGCTGTTCGCGCGCCTCCTCTCCCCGCATGTCGCCGTGGAAAAGGCGGGCACACTGGAGAACGCGGTGAAGCTGGCAGCTGCCCGCGCCCGCCCAGGCGAGGTCGTGCTGCTGTCCCCGGCGTGCGCGTCCTACGACCAGTTCCGTGATTTCGAGGCCCGTGGCGACGCCTTCCGCGCAGCCGTGGCTGCGCTGAAAGGGGACGGCGGCGCATGATCCCCTTTCGTCGTACCGACCGCACCGCCGTCAGCCGCTGGTTCTGGACCATCGACCGGATCCTGCTGGGGATGCTGCTGCTGCTCATCTCCATCGGCATCGTGGCGGTCATGTCGGCCAGCCCGGCGGCGGCGCACCGCTACTCGGGCGGGTCGGTTCGCCTCAACGATATGATGTATTTCCAGCGCCACCTGTTCTGGGTGGGGCTGGGCATTCCGGTGATGATCGCGACCTCCCTGCTGCCGATCCAGTGGATCCGGCGGCTGTGCGTCGTGGGGTTCCTGTTCTTCCTGGCGGCGCTGATGGCGGTGCCGCTCGTCGGCTCCGACGCCAACGGCGCGGTGCGCTGGATCAGCCTGGGGGGCTTCCAGTTCCAGCCGTCGGAGTTCCTCAAGCCCGCGTTTATCGTCACGACCGCGTGGATTCTCTCCGCCCGCTATGACGACAGCACGGTGCCCGCCTTTCAGGTGGCCGCGGGCCTCCTGGTGCTCGTCATCGGCTTTCTGGTCATCCAGCCGGATTACGGCCAGAGCGCGCTCATCCTGTTCGTGTGGTTCGCCCAGGCGCTGCTGGCGGGCCTGAACCTCTATGCCTTCGGCACCATGGCGGTGGCGGGCCTCTCCGGTATGGGGCTGGCCTATCTGTTCGTGCCGCACGTCCAGTCGCGTATCGACCGGTTCATCTTCTCCGAGGGTGACACCTATCAGGCGGACAAGGCCATGGAGTGCTTCCAGGCGGGCGGCCTGTTCGGCACCGGGCCGGGGCAGGGACTGGTGAAGATGCAGCTGCCCGAGCCACACACCGACTACATCTTCGCCGTCATCGGCGAGGAGTTCGGCATGCTCGCCTGCCTCGGGCTGGCGATCCTTTACCTTGGCATCATCGTGCGCGTGCTGCTGCAGCTGGTGAACGAGGACGACCCCTTCATCGTGCTGTCGGTGGCGGGGCTCACCACACAGTTCGGCGCGCAGGCCTTCATCAACATGGGCGTGAACCTGCACCTCCTGCCCTCCAAGGGCATGACCCTGCCGTTCATCAGCCACGGCGGTTCCTCGTTCATCGCCACGGCCATGACCATGGGGCTGGTGCTGGCGCTGACGCGGCGCAACCGCTTCCTCGATGCCAGCCCGTTCGTGGCGGGGAGGGCCGCATGACCGCGTTGCCGAACAAACCGCTCATCGTGGTGGCGGCCGGGGGCACCGGCGGCCACATGGTGCCGGGCCATGCGGTGGCCAAGCGGCTGGAGGCGCTCGGCTTCCGCGTCGCGCTGATGACGGACGATCGCGGCCTGCGCTACCCCGGCCTGTTCGAGGGCATGCCCCGGCACGTGCTGGCCTCCGGCACGCTGGGTGGCGGCCTCAAAGGCAAGGTGACAGCGCTCACCAAGATTTACGAGGGCGCGAAGACCGCCCGCCGCCTGATGCAGGCGGACCGGCCCGCCGTGGTGGCGGGCTTCGGCGGCTATCCGGCGCTGCCCTCCCTGCTGGCGGCGATCAGCTTGGGCATTCCCGTCATCATCCACGAGCAGAACGCGGTGCTGGGGCGGGTCAACCGCCTGCTGGCGGGGTTCACGGCGGCCATCGCCACCACCTTCAGCCACACCCGGCGGCTGAAGGCGCGGCTCAACGCCCGCACGCATGTCACCGGCAACCCGGTGCGGCAGGAGATTCTGGCGCTGCGGGACCTGCCTTACCCCGAGTTCAACGACCGGTCGGCATTCCGCATCCTCGTCATCGGCGGCAGCCAGGGGGCGAAGATCCTCGCCGACGTGGTGCCCGCCGCCATCGACCTGCTGCCGCCCGAGCTGAAGCGGCGCGTCCGCATCACCCAGCAGTGCCGCGAGGCGGATCTGGAGACGGTGCGTAAGCTCTACGTTCGCGTCGGCGTCTCGGCCGAATGCAGCGCCTACATCACCGACATGGCGGACAAGCTGCGTCTTGCCCATCTGGTCATCGCTCGCGCCGGAGCCTCGACGCTTTCGGAACTGACGGCCGTCGGCCGCCCGTCAATCCTCGTGCCGCTGCCGACCGCCATGGACGACCACCAGACCGCCAACGCGCGGGACGTGGCGGACGCGGGCGGCGCGCTGCTGATCCCGCAAGGCGAGTTCACGCCCGAGGCGCTGGCGGCGAGCATCCGCGCCTTCGCCGAAACTCCCTCCAGTCTCGTCGAGATGGCAAACATGGCAAAGGCCGCGGGCAGGCCGGAGGCAGCGGCGGAACTGGCGCAACTGATCGCCCGCGTGGCGGGCGCGCCCACATCAACGACAACAGGCGGCAAGGCCGTCGCAAGCAAGGCAAAGGCAGCAGTATGAGTGGCCTCGAGCGCGACATCGGCACCATTCACTTCGTCGGCATCGGCGGCATCGGCATGTCCGGCATCGCCGAGGTGATGAAGAATCTGGGCTACAGCGTGCAGGGCTCGGACGTGGCGGAGAGCTACAACGTCGCCCGCCTGCGCGAACGGGGCATTCCGGTTTCCATCGGCCACAAGGCGGAGAATCTGGGCGACGCGGCGGTGGTGGTGGTCTCCTCCGCCATCCGCAACGGCAACCCGGAGGTGGATCTGGCGCGGGAGAAGTTCATCCCCGTCGTCCGCCGTGCCGAGATGCTGGCCGAGCTGATGCGCCTCAAGAATACCGTGGCCGTGGCCGGAACCCACGGCAAGACGACGACGACCTCGCTCATCGCCGCCGTGCTGGATCAGGCCGAGCTGGACCCGACCGTCATCAACGGCGGCATCATCAACGCCTACGGCACCAACGCGCGCCTGGGCGAGGGCCAGTGGATGGTGGTGGAGGCGGACGAGTCCGACGGCTCCTTCCTGCGTCTGCCGCCGACCATCGGCATCGTCACCAACATCGACCCCGAGCATCTGGACCACTACGGCTCGTTCGAGAAGGTGAAGCAGTCCTTCATCGAGTTTATCGAGCACGTGCCGTTCTATGGCGCGGCGGTGCTGTGCCTCGACCACCCGGAGGTGCAGGCGATCATCCCGCACGTCACCGACCGGCCGATCATCACCTACGGCTTCAACGCCCAGGCCGACGTGCGCGGCGATCAGGTGACGCCGTTCCCCGGCGGCAACCGCTTCAACGCGGTCATCACCAACCGCCGCACCGGCGAGCAGCGCACCATCGAGGGGCTGGAGTTGGCCATGCCGGGCCGCCACAACGTGCAGAACGCGCTCTCCGCCATCGCGGTCGCCCAGAAGCTGGGCATTTCCGATGACGCGCTGAAGGCGGCCTTCGCCGGGTTCGGCGGCGTCAAGCGGCGCTTCACCCGCGTGGGCGAGGTGGATGGCGTCACCATCATCGACGACTACGGCCACCACCCGGTCGAGATCAAAGCCGTGCTGGCCGCCGCCCGCGAGGGCATCGGCGAGGGGCGCGTCATCGCCGTTGCCCAGCCGCACCGCTACACCCGTCTGCGCGACCTGATGAGCGAGTTCTGCACCTGCTTCAACGACGCCGATACGGTGGTCGTGGTGCCGGTCTATGCGGCGGGCGAAGCCCCGATCGAGGGTGTGGACCGCGATGCGCTGGTCAAGGGCCTGCGCGCCAGCGGCCACCGCCACGTGCTGGCGGCGGACGATGCCGCGCATCTGGCCGAGCAGCTTGCCGAAATGGCCCACCCCGGCGACATGGTGGTGTGCCTGGGCGCAGGCGATATCACCAAATGGGCGGCGGGCCTTGCGGACGCCATCAAATCCCGGCGGGAGGGCGCTGCCGCATGACGCTGGCCACGGCCATTCCCGCGCTGATCGACCGGCTGCCGCCCGCGCGCGGCACGCTGGAGGCTGGCGGCTCGCTGGCGGACTTCATCTGGTTCCGCTGCGGCGGCCCGGCGGACGTGCTGTTCCGTCCGGCAGACCTCGACGATCTGATGGATTTCCTGAAGAACTGCCCGGCGGACGTGCCGGTGCTGCCGGTGGGCGTTGGCTCGAACCTCCTGGTGCGGGATGGCGGCGTCGAAGGCGTGGTGGTGCGGTTGCCGAAGACCTTCGCGCAGGTTGCTGTCGAGCCGAACAATCGCGTGCGCGCCGGGGCGGCGGCCATGGGCATCACCGTGGCGAGCGCCGCGCGCGATGCGGGGCTGGGCGGCATGGAGTTCCTGCGCGGCATTCCCGGCACCGTCGGCGGGGCCGTGCGGATGAACGCCGGCGCTTATGGGCGCGAGACGGCGGACATTCTGGTGGAATGCACGGTCGTCCATCGGGACGGGCGGGTGGAAACCTTGCCTGCTTCCGCGCTCGGCTACACCTACCGCCACTCCGAACTGCCGGAGGGGGCGATCGTCGTCGAGGCGGTGTTCAAGGGCGTGCCCGCCGACCCGAAGGTGGTGGGCGCGGAGATGGACCGCATCGCTAGCGAACGCGAGGCGAGCCAGCCGCTGCGCTCCCGCACCGGCGGCAGCACCTTCAAGAACCCCGATGGCGACAAGGCGTGGCGTCTGATTGATGCCGCCGGCTGCCGGGGGCTGACGCGCGGGGGCGCGCAGGTGAGCGAGAAGCACTGCAATTTCCTCCTCAACACCGGCGGGGCGACGAGCGCCGATCTGGAAGAACTGGGCGAGGAAGTGCGTGCCCGCGTGAAGGAGACGAGCGGGGTCGATCTCCACTGGGAGATCCAGCGCATCGGGCGTCATCAGAAGACCAGCGTACGGAAGGATGAGGCATGAGCCGTCATGTTGTTGTGTTGATGGGCGGCTGGTCCGCCGAGCGGGAGGTCTCGCTGACCTCGGGCAAGGCCGTGGCCGATGCCTGCGAGCGGCTGGGCTATCGCGTCACCCGCCTCGACATGCAGCGCGACGTGGCCCAGCGCCTCGCCGAATTGAAGCCGGACGTGGTGTTCAACGCGCTGCACGGCCATCCGGGCGAGGATGGTTCGGTGCAGGGCATGCTCGACCTTATGGGCATTGCCTACACCCATTCAGGGCTCACGACCTCGGCCGTCGCCATCGACAAGCAGCTCACCAAGGTTGTGCTGGAGAAGGCGGGCATCCGCATGCCGGGCGGCGGAGTCGTAAAGTCCGAGAGCATCTACGAGGCCGACCCGCTGCCGCGCCCCTATGTGCTGAAGCCGGTGAACGAGGGGTCGTCGGTCGGCGTCGCCATCGTCACCGACACCTGCAACTACGGCAACCCGATCCGCCGCGATGCCAAGGGCCCGTGGCAGCAGTTCGAGGAGTTGCTGGCCGAGCCGTTCATTCCGGGGCGGGAGCTGACCGTTTCGGTGCTGAAGGGCGAAGCGCTGGCCGTGACCGAACTTCAGCCGACGCAAGGCTTCTACGATTACGACGCCAAGTACACCGATGGCCTGACCCGCCATATCGTACCGGCGCAGATTCACCCCGACGTAGCGCGGCAGGCGATGGAAATGGCGGTTGCAGCGCATAATGCGCTTGGGTGCCGGGGTGTATCCCGCTCCGATTTCCGCTATGACGATACTCAGGGCGAGCCGGGGATTCTGTACCTGCTTGAAGTCAACACGCAGCCGGGTATGACCCCGCTGTCGTTGGTGCCCGAGCAGGCGGCGTACCGGGGCATCAGTTTCGACGCGTTGGTCGGAATGCTGATTGAGGAGGCAGGGGGCAATCGATGAGCAAACGCTCATCCAAATCGAAGAAGCAGCAAACCGGTGCGCTCTGGCGGAGCCTGCGCCGTGGCCTGATGCTGGCCGGCGGACTGGCGGCTGCCGGTGCCGTGGCGGGCCTTTGCCTCTGGTATTTCGACGTGCCGCAGCGCCTGAAATTCAGCCTGGCCCAAGGGGTGGCCAGCCTCGGTTTCGAGGTGACGACGCTTCATGTCACCGGCCTCAAGCATGCGCCGCGCCTTGCCGTCTACAGCGCCGTGCTGGATGGCCGCACCAATTCCATGCTCACCATCGACCTCGACGATGTGCGCGCGCGCCTGCTGGAGAACCCCTGGATTCAGGAGGTTTCCGTCTCGCGGCGGCTGCCGGATACGCTGAACATCGTCGTTCAGGAGCGCAAGCCGGTCGCCCTCTGGCAGACCCAGGGCCGTCTCAGCGTCATCGACGTCTATGGCCGGGTGCTGGAGACCGAACGGTTGAAGCAGTTCGCCAAGCTGCCCATCGTTGTGGGGGCAGAAGCCAACCAGCACGCCATGAGCCTGTTCTCCCTGCTCTCCATCCACCCGGAGCTGCGCTCGCGCATGGACGCGGCCACCTGGATCGGCGGCCGGCGCTGGGACCTGCGCTTCCGCTCGGGCGAGCTCCTGATGCTGCCCGAGGGCGAGGAAGCCAGCCGCAAGGCGCTGGAGCGGTTCTCGGTGATGGAGCGCAACACGGGGCTCTTGGGCAGGGGTTTCGCCCGCTTCGACATGCGGCAGGAAGACCGGCTTTACACGCGCCGGGCCGCCACCATGAAAAACAGCAGCGACACCCGTAGCGTACGCGCCGAAGTTGCGGCGCAGGGAGTTGATATATGAGCGGGAACCGGCGCAAAGGCGGGGCCAGGCTTGCTCTCTCCAAGGGGGAGCGTATCGTTGCGGCCCTTGACGTGGGCACCTCCAAGGTGGCGGCGCTGATCGCGCTGCTGACGCCCGGCAGCGAACCGCGCATCCTCGGCTTCGGCCATCAGCTGTGCACGGGCGTCCGCAAGGGCATGGTCGCGGACATGGAAGCGACCGAGCGGGCCATCCGCGCTGCCATGGACCAAGCCGAGAAGATGGCCGAGACCACGGTCGATCGGGTGGTCGTCAGCATGTCCTCGGGCGGGCTGGCCTACCAGATTCATCAGGTGGACGTGGACATCGCCGGCCACCGCATCGAGCGGGCGGATATCGACCGCGTGCTGAACGAAGGCCGCGAGCGGATTGACCCCGGTGGGCGCACCATTCTGCACGCCATTCCGGCCATCTACACCATCGACGGGCTGACCGGCGTCGTGAACCCGCTGGGCTTCCATGCCGAGCGGCTGGGGGTGGACATTCTCGTCGTCTCCGCCGAGACGGCCCCCTTGCGGAACCTCGACCTGTGCGTGCGCCAGGCGCACCTCGACGTGCAGGCGATCGTCGCCTCGCCGCTGGCCAGCGGCCTGGCCTGCCTCGAGGCGGAGCAGCGCGAACTGGGCGTGGCCCTCGTCGAGATGGGCGCGGGCGTTACCAACGTCTCGGTGCTGGCGCGCGGCATGGTCGTGGGCATGGCCTGCGTGCCCATGGGCGGCTCGGACATCGTCGATGACATCGCGGCGGCCTTCAACACGCGGCGCAGCCATGCCGAGCGGATGCTCTCGCTCCATGGCACGCTCATCACCACCAGCCGCGACAACCACGATCTGGTCGAGGTGCTGCCTCTCCGTGATGGCGGCCCGGCCTCGTGGATCACCAAGGCGCAGCTTTCCAGCGTCATCCGCATGCGGGTGGAGGCGATTCTCTCCGAGGTGGCGCAGCGGCTCGACGAGCTGGGTTTCCGCCGCGCGGTGGGCCGTTCCGTTGTCATGACGGGCGGCGTTGCGGACCTCAACGGCATAGCGCATTTCGCCACAGGCGTGTTCGGCAGGGAAACAAAAATTGCGACGCCTAGGCCACTTGAGGGATTACCGGAGGCTGCAACCGGACCGGCGTTCTCGACCCTCGTCGGCCTGGTGCAGCATGAGCTGCGGCAAGGACATGATATCTGGCGAGACGCGCGCATCTCCATGAACCGGATTTCGCGCAGCCCGCTCGAGCGCATGATTGAGATCCTGAGGGGAAGCTTGTGACCAGGGCCCCGATGGACCAAAACGATAACAAACTGAACCAATTATCGGTCAGATACGAACTTCGTCGAGACAAGGAGGTTAGGGCATGGGTATTGAACTGAAGCGGCCGGAGCTGACAGAGCTTGCGCCGCGCATTACCGTGATCGGCGTGGGTGGCGCAGGCGGCAATGCCGTTGCCAACATGATCCGGTCTGGCCTGCAGGGCGTGGACTTCGTCGTGGCCAACACGGACGCGCAGGCGCTGGCCAGCAGCCCGGCCGAGACCCGCATCCAGCTTGGCCTCAAGATTACCCAAGGCCTCGGCGCGGGCTCGCGTCCCGAAATCGGCCGCGCCGCGGCCGAGGAAACGCTGGAGACGCTGGAGACGGCGCTCGAGGGCAGCCACATGTGCTTCATCACCGCCGGCATGGGCGGTGGCACCGGCACCGGCGCGGCGCCGATCGTCGCCCGCGCGGCCCGCGAGAAGGGTATCCTCACCGTCGGCGTCGTGACGAAGCCGTTCAGCTTCGAGGGCGCGCGCCGCATGCGCTCGGCCGATGAAGGCATCGCCGAGCTGCAAAAGCACGTCGACACGCTGATTATCATTCCGAACCAGAACCTGTTCCGTATCGCCAACCCGCAGACCACCTTCAAGGAAGCCTTCTGCATGGCGGACGAGGTGCTGCACGCGGGCGTGCGCGGCATCACTGACCTCATGGTCATGCCGGGCCTCATCAACCTCGACTTCGCCGATATCCGCACGGTGATGAGCGAGATGGGCAAGGCGATGATGGGCACCGGCGAGGCCGAGGGCCCGAGCCGCGCCATCGAGGCCGCCCAGGCTGCCATCGCCAACCCGCTGCTGGACGAGGTGTCCATGCGCGGGGCCAAGGGCGTCATCATCAACATCACCGGTGGCGACGACCTCACCCTGTTCGAGGTGGACGAGGCCGCCAACCACATCCGCGAGATGGTGGATCCGGAAGCCAACATCATCGTCGGTTCGGCCTTCAACGAGGAACTGACCGGCCGTATGCGCGTGTCGGTGGTCGCCACCGGCATCGATGCCGCCACCCCGGCCGCCCAGCAGCCCCAGCAGCCGGCGGCGCGCCCCGGCATGGGCTTTGCGCCGGTCGCGTCGTCCTTCCCAACCGCCGCTGCTGCCAAGCCGGTTGCCGGCGCTCCGGCTCCCGTGGCTCCGGTTGCGGCTGCCCCGGCTCCCGAGCCTGCCGCTCCGGTGGAGGAGGACATCCTCTCGCTCGATGCCAGCAATCAGGTGGAGGAGCCCGAGGCCGCCCAGGCTCCGGCCGCTGCTCCGGCTGCGCCTGCCGCGCCGGTTCGCGCTGAACCGCCGGTCGAGGCTGCGCGTCCGGCCCCGGTTGCGCCGGCGCCTGCCGCCCATGTGGCGCCCGAGCCGGTTGCCGCGCCGGTCTATCCGGAGCCGATGCGCCCGATGAAGCGCCCCGAGCCTCAGCGCGCGCCAACCCTGTTCGAGCGCATGATGGGCATTACCCGCTCGGCTCCGGCCGAGGAGCCAGCGCAGGAAACCCCCGCGCCGCAGCCGCGCGGCCAGCGCGCCCAGGGTGATGATCCGCTGGAGATCCCGACGTTTCTGAAGCGGCAGGCCAACTAAGGCCCGCACGCTTCCCTGACCGAATAATCTCGACGAAGACTGGCCTCTTCCCGGCATGCCGGGGAGAGGCTTTTCTTTGCCCGATGAGTTGACCCACCGGAAAAACAGGAGCGGGGAGCCCCGGCCAGCCCCAAGGCGTCCGGGCGATCCGGAAACTCCCCTTGGCATTCGCGTCAATCCCTGCCGCGCCGCCCGAGCGACAGCCCTAAGCGGACCGCTTGCACGAGCAAGGCCAGCATGGCGACGACAATCGCCATCCCGTCAGATGTCATTTCTTTGATCACCCTTTCTAAGCCCGCAAATTTCCACACGTGTGCGGATTGAGGCGGTTGACGGCAGGACGCGCTGCCGGGCCAAACAACCAGCCAGACGGACAAGAGGGATAGGAGCAGGCGAAGCGAGGCTGCACAAGAACTCTATGGTCGTAAGCGATTGAAATATAATAGAATTAATTTAGCCACCTTGCGGTGGATGACGAATATTAGACCATAGAGCTGTTGTGCTGGGTGCCGGTGGCTATATGGTGGCGGCACCAGTCAGATGTCGTTACGACAATCACCTTTCAAGACCCCGCGGGCGGCCAACCTGCGGGGTCTTTTACGTTCAGGCCGGAACTCAGGTAAGCCGGGGGCTCAGGGCCACTTGGCCTCGGGCGGCAGGCTCATGAGAATGGCCTCCACGTTGCCGCCGGTCTTGAGGCCGAAGGTGGTGCCGCGATCGTAGACCAGATTGAACTCAGCATAGAGGCCGCGATAGCGCAACTGTTCCTCGCGCTGCTCAGGGGTCCACTCCTCCTTCACATGGCGGCGCACCAGTTGCGGGTAGATATCGAGGAAGGCCTTGCCCACGTCCTGGGTGAAGGCGAAGTCCTTGCCCCAGTCGCCGGTGTTCAGGTGGTCGTAGAAAATGCCGCCGACGCCCCGCGCCCGGTTGCGGTGCGGGATGTAGAAGTATTCATCGCACCACTGTTTGAAGCGCGGATAGTAGTCCGGGTCATGTCGATCACACGCCTGTTTGAAGGCGGCGTGGAAGTCTGCCGTGTCCTGCCCGACGGGAAAGGGCGGGTTGAGGTCCGCCCCGCCGCCGAACCACCATTTGGTGGTGACGAGAAACCGCGTGTTCATGTGCACGGCGGGCACCAGCGGCGAGCGCATGTGGGCAACGAGGCTGATGCCGGTGGCAAAGAAGCGCGGATCTTCGGCTGCCCCGTTGATCTGCTTGGCGAACTCAGGCGCGAAGGTGCCCTCGACGGTTGAGATGTTGACGCCAACCTTCTCGAACACCCGGCCCTTCATAATGGACATGACGCCGCCGCCGCCAGGCGCACCGGTGTAATCCGTGCGCTCCCACGCCTTGCGCTCGAAGCGGCCGGGGGGAAGGTCGGAGCCGGGGCCGGTGGTCTGTTCGTTCTCGATCGCCTCGAAGGCGGCGCAGATCTGGTTCCGCAACTGCTCGAACCACTGCGCGGCCTGTCTCTTGCGGTCGTCCATCTGGTCCGTCATTGCGGAAATCCTCCCGTCTGCCGCAATGCCTCGGACAGAACCATGGCGGCGGCTGTGGCAACATTGAGCGAGCGCGCCGACGGCAGCATGGGTATCCGCACGACGGCATCGCAGGCCGCTTCCACCTCAGGCGGGGTGCCGGAAGTTTCGCGACCGAGCATGAGTATATCCTTGGGCGCAAAGCCGAAGTCTATGTGGCGCAGGGTCCCGGTGGTCTCCACCAGGACCAGCCGGTGCCCCGCTTCCCGGCGCCAGGCGTTGAAGGCGGCAAAGTCGATATGCCGCCGCAGGTCGACGAAATCCATGTAATCCATGCCTGCGCGCCGGAGAGCACGGTCGGAGAAGGGGAAGCCGCACGGCTCGACGATATCCACCGGCACGCCCAGGCAGGCGCACAGGCGCAGCATGGTGCCGGTGTTGGGCGGAATCTCGGGTTCAAACAGGGCAAGACGCATGGCAAGGGGCTCTAGCGGCTTGCCCCCTGGCACATCAAGACCCCGCGCTCATAGACCGAGCCGACGAACAGCCGGTTGTTCTGGTCCACCATCGCCACCGAGGAGGCGGACAGCTGGTTGCCGTCGTCCACGAAGGGCAGGGGCAGGTCCGGGCGCGGGGGCGCGGGGAAGGGCAGGTCCTTGGGATCGAGCTGCAGCACCATGGAGGGCGCGCGTCGCTTGTGCGGCGCCTTCGCATAGGCCTGGAAGGCCAGCGGACGCGGATGGCCGGCAACGACCACCGTCCCATCCGGGTGCAGAACAAGGTTGTCCGCCGCCATGGGCAGGGGGATCTCGCGTTCCTTCGCCAGCTCCCCGGTGAACGGGTTGCGACGAAACAGCGTGACGGAGCGGCCAACCGATTCGCCCACCAGCAGCCATTGTCCGTCGGGCGAGCGAATGATGCCGTTGGCGAATTGCAGTCCCTCGGCCACCACATGGGCCCGGCGGCCGTCATAGTAGGCGACCGTGTTGGTGGGCAGCATCAGATAGGTGGCGGCAAGGCGCTTCCAGGTCGG from Pedomonas mirosovicensis includes these protein-coding regions:
- the ftsA gene encoding cell division protein FtsA, coding for MSGNRRKGGARLALSKGERIVAALDVGTSKVAALIALLTPGSEPRILGFGHQLCTGVRKGMVADMEATERAIRAAMDQAEKMAETTVDRVVVSMSSGGLAYQIHQVDVDIAGHRIERADIDRVLNEGRERIDPGGRTILHAIPAIYTIDGLTGVVNPLGFHAERLGVDILVVSAETAPLRNLDLCVRQAHLDVQAIVASPLASGLACLEAEQRELGVALVEMGAGVTNVSVLARGMVVGMACVPMGGSDIVDDIAAAFNTRRSHAERMLSLHGTLITTSRDNHDLVEVLPLRDGGPASWITKAQLSSVIRMRVEAILSEVAQRLDELGFRRAVGRSVVMTGGVADLNGIAHFATGVFGRETKIATPRPLEGLPEAATGPAFSTLVGLVQHELRQGHDIWRDARISMNRISRSPLERMIEILRGSL
- the ftsZ gene encoding cell division protein FtsZ, which gives rise to MGIELKRPELTELAPRITVIGVGGAGGNAVANMIRSGLQGVDFVVANTDAQALASSPAETRIQLGLKITQGLGAGSRPEIGRAAAEETLETLETALEGSHMCFITAGMGGGTGTGAAPIVARAAREKGILTVGVVTKPFSFEGARRMRSADEGIAELQKHVDTLIIIPNQNLFRIANPQTTFKEAFCMADEVLHAGVRGITDLMVMPGLINLDFADIRTVMSEMGKAMMGTGEAEGPSRAIEAAQAAIANPLLDEVSMRGAKGVIINITGGDDLTLFEVDEAANHIREMVDPEANIIVGSAFNEELTGRMRVSVVATGIDAATPAAQQPQQPAARPGMGFAPVASSFPTAAAAKPVAGAPAPVAPVAAAPAPEPAAPVEEDILSLDASNQVEEPEAAQAPAAAPAAPAAPVRAEPPVEAARPAPVAPAPAAHVAPEPVAAPVYPEPMRPMKRPEPQRAPTLFERMMGITRSAPAEEPAQETPAPQPRGQRAQGDDPLEIPTFLKRQAN
- the hemF gene encoding oxygen-dependent coproporphyrinogen oxidase, with the protein product MTDQMDDRKRQAAQWFEQLRNQICAAFEAIENEQTTGPGSDLPPGRFERKAWERTDYTGAPGGGGVMSIMKGRVFEKVGVNISTVEGTFAPEFAKQINGAAEDPRFFATGISLVAHMRSPLVPAVHMNTRFLVTTKWWFGGGADLNPPFPVGQDTADFHAAFKQACDRHDPDYYPRFKQWCDEYFYIPHRNRARGVGGIFYDHLNTGDWGKDFAFTQDVGKAFLDIYPQLVRRHVKEEWTPEQREEQLRYRGLYAEFNLVYDRGTTFGLKTGGNVEAILMSLPPEAKWP
- a CDS encoding tRNA (cytidine(34)-2'-O)-methyltransferase; this encodes MRLALFEPEIPPNTGTMLRLCACLGVPVDIVEPCGFPFSDRALRRAGMDYMDFVDLRRHIDFAAFNAWRREAGHRLVLVETTGTLRHIDFGFAPKDILMLGRETSGTPPEVEAACDAVVRIPMLPSARSLNVATAAAMVLSEALRQTGGFPQ